From the genome of Pseudomonas sp. TMP9, one region includes:
- a CDS encoding L-threonylcarbamoyladenylate synthase: MSQFFQIHPENPQARLIKQAVEIIRGGGVVIYPTDSSYAVGCHIGDKTAIERIRRLRQLDDKHNFTLVCRDLSELSTFAKVDTAAFRLLKAHTPGPYTFILNATREVPRMLLHAKRRTIGLRVPNHPIAMALLEELNEPLMSVSLILPGEGLPMSDPYEMRQILERQVDLIIDGGFGGLEASTVVSLLEDEPEVFRVGCGDPSPFSDDL, encoded by the coding sequence GTGAGCCAATTCTTCCAGATTCATCCGGAAAACCCGCAAGCGCGCCTGATCAAACAGGCCGTGGAGATCATCCGCGGCGGTGGTGTGGTGATTTATCCAACCGACTCCTCCTATGCAGTGGGTTGCCACATTGGTGACAAGACGGCGATTGAGCGAATCCGTCGCCTGCGCCAGCTGGATGACAAACATAATTTCACCCTGGTGTGCCGCGACCTCTCCGAACTCAGCACCTTTGCCAAGGTTGATACCGCTGCGTTTCGCCTACTCAAGGCCCATACGCCGGGGCCCTACACGTTTATTCTTAACGCCACCCGTGAGGTGCCGCGCATGCTGCTGCATGCCAAGCGCCGTACTATCGGCCTGCGTGTGCCCAACCATCCGATTGCCATGGCGTTGCTCGAAGAGCTGAACGAGCCGCTGATGAGCGTGAGTTTGATCCTGCCGGGTGAAGGCTTACCGATGAGTGACCCTTACGAGATGCGCCAGATTCTTGAGCGTCAGGTCGACTTGATCATCGATGGTGGCTTCGGCGGGCTGGAAGCCTCCACGGTGGTCAGCTTGCTTGAGGATGAGCCTGAGGTGTTTCGCGTGGGTTGTGGCGACCCGTCGCCTTTTAGCGATGACCTTTAA
- a CDS encoding PHP domain-containing protein: protein MDVDLHCHSTASDGALAPAMVVARAFERGVRVLALTDHDTLEGLDEAGAAAQTLGMQLVNGIELSCIWGGATIHVLGYAFNRDAPALQQAIAELHEGRWLRAAEISKRLEAKGMPGALDGARAIQQELGDSANAPARPHFADFLVRGGYVKDRAEAFRKWLGSGKLGDVKQHWPELAQTVDTLRRAGAWVSLAHPWQYDFTRSKRRKLIADFVAAGGHSLEVVNGMQPADQVGSLAILAREFGMFVTAGSDFHAPGQWSELGVYRPVPEDLPPLWARFKHVQQPTAI, encoded by the coding sequence ATGGATGTTGATTTGCATTGCCACAGCACCGCATCAGACGGCGCACTTGCGCCGGCTATGGTGGTGGCGCGGGCGTTTGAGCGCGGTGTGCGGGTGCTGGCGTTGACCGATCACGATACCCTCGAGGGCCTCGATGAGGCCGGTGCGGCAGCGCAAACGCTGGGTATGCAGTTGGTTAATGGCATCGAGTTGTCGTGTATCTGGGGCGGCGCGACCATTCATGTACTGGGTTATGCCTTCAACCGGGATGCGCCGGCATTGCAGCAAGCGATTGCCGAACTGCACGAGGGGCGCTGGTTGCGCGCCGCAGAAATTAGTAAGCGCTTGGAAGCCAAAGGCATGCCGGGCGCACTGGACGGCGCGCGGGCCATTCAGCAAGAATTGGGTGACAGCGCTAACGCCCCGGCGCGGCCGCATTTCGCTGATTTTCTCGTGCGCGGCGGTTATGTGAAGGACCGTGCAGAAGCGTTTCGCAAATGGCTGGGCTCGGGCAAGCTAGGCGATGTTAAGCAGCATTGGCCGGAGCTGGCCCAGACGGTTGATACCCTGCGCCGTGCCGGTGCTTGGGTCAGCCTGGCGCATCCATGGCAGTACGACTTTACGCGCAGCAAACGCCGAAAATTGATCGCCGATTTTGTCGCTGCTGGCGGGCATTCGTTGGAAGTGGTCAACGGTATGCAGCCGGCTGATCAGGTCGGCAGTCTGGCTATTCTGGCGCGTGAATTCGGCATGTTTGTCACCGCAGGCAGTGATTTTCATGCACCGGGCCAGTGGTCAGAGTTGGGTGTTTATCGCCCTGTTCCCGAGGATCTACCGCCCCTGTGGGCACGGTTCAAACATGTCCAGCAGCCTACTGCCATCTGA
- a CDS encoding YciI family protein: MLYAIIATDVENSLENRLNARPAHLARLEQLRTQGRLIIAGPHPAIDSNDPGPAGFSGSLVVAEFESLQAAQQWADADPYRAAGVYASVLVKPFKLVLP; the protein is encoded by the coding sequence ATGCTCTACGCGATCATTGCCACCGATGTGGAAAATTCCCTAGAAAATCGCCTAAATGCTCGCCCGGCGCATTTGGCGCGCTTGGAACAGTTGAGGACTCAAGGTCGCTTGATCATCGCCGGCCCGCATCCGGCCATCGACAGCAATGATCCAGGGCCTGCTGGCTTTTCCGGCAGCCTGGTCGTGGCGGAATTTGAATCGCTGCAGGCTGCGCAACAGTGGGCTGATGCCGACCCCTACCGCGCCGCCGGGGTGTATGCCTCGGTGCTGGTAAAACCGTTCAAGCTGGTGTTGCCGTAA
- a CDS encoding translation initiation factor 2: MRLGSLFLLLTLCLPALTQAEESPTQPGVQATSAQAQIDQLEQRLALSEEQRAALSSELQSNASERETVQVQRLRQENQRLKLQLKQVQASAPLPLISEQQLWFAIGAGAGLLGVLIGALLRSARRSRRDWLN, from the coding sequence ATGCGTCTCGGCTCGCTGTTTCTGCTCTTGACCCTGTGCTTACCCGCCTTAACTCAGGCCGAAGAAAGCCCGACTCAGCCTGGGGTGCAAGCCACCTCGGCGCAGGCACAAATCGATCAGCTGGAACAGCGCTTGGCGCTTAGCGAAGAACAGCGCGCGGCCCTCAGCAGCGAACTGCAAAGCAACGCCAGTGAACGTGAAACGGTGCAAGTGCAGCGCCTGCGCCAAGAAAACCAGCGCCTCAAACTGCAGCTGAAACAAGTTCAGGCCAGCGCTCCACTGCCGCTGATCAGCGAACAACAACTATGGTTTGCCATCGGCGCAGGGGCCGGTTTGCTTGGGGTGCTTATTGGCGCCTTGCTGCGCAGTGCTCGCCGCTCACGCCGCGATTGGCTCAATTGA
- a CDS encoding response regulator transcription factor, producing the protein MSALLLIDDDVELCELLTSWLIQEGFQVSACHDGNSARSTLAMQTPDAVVLDVMLPDGSGLELLKQLRSDHPELPVLMLSARGEPLDRILGLELGADDYLAKPCDPRELTARLRAVLRRSVPALPSNLFDLGDLHYSQARGTVTLGEQDVPLTLSESRILEALLQRPGEPVDKQQLAQLALGRKLTLYDRSLDMHVSNLRKKLGPHADGRQRILALRSRGYYYSV; encoded by the coding sequence ATGAGTGCGCTGCTGTTAATCGATGACGACGTCGAACTCTGCGAACTGCTGACCAGCTGGCTGATTCAGGAAGGCTTTCAGGTCAGTGCCTGCCATGACGGTAACAGCGCGCGTAGCACCCTCGCCATGCAAACTCCGGATGCGGTGGTGCTGGATGTCATGCTGCCTGACGGCAGCGGCCTGGAACTGCTTAAGCAATTGCGCAGCGACCACCCCGAATTGCCCGTGCTGATGCTTTCGGCTCGTGGCGAACCGCTGGACCGCATTCTTGGCCTGGAACTGGGCGCCGACGACTACCTGGCCAAACCTTGCGACCCCCGCGAACTCACTGCGCGCCTGCGCGCTGTATTGCGCCGCAGCGTGCCGGCCCTGCCCAGCAACCTCTTCGACCTGGGTGATCTGCATTACAGCCAAGCGCGCGGCACCGTCACGCTTGGCGAGCAAGACGTGCCCCTGACCCTCTCGGAAAGCCGCATCCTTGAAGCGCTGCTGCAACGTCCTGGGGAACCTGTGGATAAACAGCAATTGGCGCAGTTGGCCCTGGGTCGCAAACTAACGCTGTATGACCGCAGCCTAGACATGCACGTCAGTAACCTGCGCAAAAAACTCGGCCCGCACGCTGATGGCCGTCAACGGATTCTGGCGCTGCGCAGCCGCGGCTATTACTACAGCGTTTAA